The Aeromicrobium yanjiei genome includes a region encoding these proteins:
- the paaD gene encoding 1,2-phenylacetyl-CoA epoxidase subunit PaaD, whose product MVRGTSTPTRADRAREVAATVSDPEMPMLTLADLGVLRDVEIVPDGVVVTITPTYSGCPAMATMRDDLVHRLQDEGFGAVQVRVSLSPAWTSDWISARGRRALAEHGLSAPGPAPVHAGPVPLSLFPVRRALTCPRCGSGDVELTSEFGPTACKALYRCASCLEPFEHVKEI is encoded by the coding sequence ATGGTGAGGGGCACGTCCACGCCCACCCGCGCCGATCGCGCCCGGGAAGTGGCCGCGACGGTGAGCGATCCGGAGATGCCGATGCTCACGCTGGCCGATCTCGGGGTCCTGCGGGACGTCGAGATCGTGCCGGACGGCGTCGTCGTCACGATCACCCCGACGTACTCGGGCTGCCCCGCCATGGCGACGATGCGCGACGATCTCGTGCACCGGCTCCAGGATGAGGGCTTCGGCGCGGTGCAGGTCCGGGTGAGCCTCTCACCGGCGTGGACCAGCGACTGGATCTCGGCGCGGGGCCGTCGAGCCCTCGCCGAGCACGGCCTGTCGGCCCCCGGCCCGGCCCCCGTGCACGCAGGTCCTGTCCCGCTGTCGCTGTTTCCCGTGCGCCGGGCGCTGACGTGCCCGCGGTGCGGGTCCGGGGACGTCGAGCTGACGTCGGAGTTCGGTCCAACGGCCTGCAAGGCGCTGTATCGCTGCGCGTCGTGCCTGGAGCCCTTCGAGCACGTGAAGGAGATCTGA
- the paaC gene encoding 1,2-phenylacetyl-CoA epoxidase subunit PaaC, translating into MVDEVDHENAYDGLLGGDDSQWAFGTDFEDPLAGVDTTLPAGVDAHDLATYCLMLADDALVMSHRLSEWCSRAPDLEDDIALGNIALDLLGQARLLLARAAAADPSVVPVLPEGSPVPPEDALAFFRGDGELLNVRLVEGDNGDFGRTIARLLVFSAWRLALLEHLTPSRDHVLAAVAVKGVKEMTYHRDYAARWFVTLARGTDESRRRVVEGLTAIWPLHGELFVTQDVERRVADAGVGVAPDTVADEVDALLDQVLSAGGVERPSVSALAGVRGRTGRHGLHTEALSRLLAEMQVVARAHPTGAW; encoded by the coding sequence ATGGTTGACGAAGTGGACCACGAGAACGCGTACGACGGGCTGCTCGGCGGGGACGACTCGCAGTGGGCCTTCGGCACGGACTTCGAGGACCCCTTGGCCGGGGTCGACACGACCCTGCCCGCGGGCGTCGACGCGCACGACCTCGCGACGTACTGCCTGATGCTGGCCGACGACGCCCTGGTGATGTCGCACCGCCTGTCCGAGTGGTGCAGCCGGGCGCCCGACCTGGAGGACGACATCGCCCTCGGCAACATCGCGCTCGACCTGCTGGGGCAGGCCCGGCTGCTGCTCGCCCGTGCCGCGGCCGCCGATCCCTCGGTGGTCCCTGTGCTGCCGGAGGGGTCCCCGGTGCCTCCGGAGGACGCCCTCGCGTTCTTCCGCGGCGACGGCGAGCTGCTGAACGTCCGTCTCGTGGAGGGCGACAACGGCGACTTCGGCCGGACGATCGCCCGGCTGCTCGTCTTCTCGGCGTGGCGGCTCGCGCTGCTCGAGCACCTGACGCCGAGCCGTGACCACGTGCTCGCGGCGGTCGCGGTCAAGGGGGTCAAGGAGATGACGTACCACCGCGACTACGCGGCCAGGTGGTTCGTGACCCTCGCGCGCGGGACCGACGAGTCGCGTCGCCGGGTCGTCGAGGGGCTGACCGCGATCTGGCCGCTGCACGGTGAGCTCTTCGTGACCCAGGACGTCGAGCGCAGGGTCGCCGACGCGGGGGTGGGCGTCGCCCCGGACACCGTGGCCGACGAGGTCGACGCGCTGCTCGATCAGGTGCTCTCGGCCGGCGGGGTCGAGCGTCCGAGCGTCTCTGCGCTGGCCGGGGTGCGGGGGCGGACGGGCCGTCACGGCCTGCACACCGAGGCGTTGAGCCGGCTGCTCGCCGAGATGCAGGTCGTCGCCCGGGCCCACCCGACAGGCGCATGGTGA
- a CDS encoding alpha/beta fold hydrolase, with translation MPELTVATENGSAVNLHYEVDGTGAPVVLIHGWPLDGRSWERQVAALVEAGYQAITYDRRGFGQSTPTWDGHDFDMIAADLDALMRQLDLTQATLVGFSAGGGAVARYIGAYGTERVAKAVLASAVTPFLHVEDGNPGGGLDDGTIAHFEAGITADRADFVDHFLTLFYSTSEGLAVSEAQRLFGRDLANIASPRATLAGVSAFGRTDFRPDLEKFTLPTLVIHGDADQVVPFQVSGRRSAESIPGSEFVVIEGGPHGITVSHAEQFNAALLTFLAR, from the coding sequence ATGCCTGAACTCACCGTCGCCACCGAGAACGGCTCCGCCGTCAACCTCCACTACGAGGTGGACGGCACCGGAGCTCCCGTCGTCCTCATCCATGGCTGGCCGTTGGACGGCCGCTCCTGGGAGAGGCAGGTCGCTGCGCTGGTCGAAGCCGGCTATCAGGCGATCACGTACGACCGCCGCGGCTTCGGTCAGTCGACGCCGACCTGGGACGGCCACGACTTCGACATGATCGCGGCCGACCTCGACGCGCTGATGAGGCAGCTCGATCTCACGCAGGCAACGCTGGTCGGCTTCTCCGCCGGGGGCGGGGCGGTGGCTCGCTACATCGGCGCCTACGGCACCGAACGGGTCGCGAAGGCGGTCCTCGCCAGCGCCGTGACGCCGTTCCTGCACGTCGAGGACGGGAACCCGGGCGGTGGACTGGACGACGGGACGATCGCGCACTTCGAGGCCGGCATCACCGCGGACCGAGCGGACTTCGTCGATCACTTCCTGACGCTGTTCTACTCGACGTCGGAGGGGCTGGCGGTCAGCGAGGCGCAGCGCCTCTTCGGCCGGGACCTGGCGAACATCGCCTCGCCCCGCGCCACCCTCGCCGGCGTCTCGGCCTTCGGCCGGACCGACTTCCGCCCCGACCTGGAGAAGTTCACGCTGCCGACCCTCGTCATCCACGGCGATGCCGACCAGGTCGTCCCGTTCCAGGTCAGTGGTCGACGCTCCGCCGAGTCGATCCCCGGCAGCGAGTTCGTCGTCATCGAGGGCGGCCCGCACGGCATCACCGTGTCCCACGCCGAGCAGTTCAACGCTGCGCTGCTCACGTTCCTGGCGCGCTGA
- a CDS encoding SGNH hydrolase domain-containing protein yields the protein MPARTRLVVGALVVLALVVAGVVVTVGRTSPSPPTGGSLTLARAGESPGAAALLDPANADVDWGAVDSIRSVRPLPRDAKQDRPALYAEGCQVLAGDAVPKVCVDGDRDAERTVMLIGDSKIGQWQTAFANLGRREHWRVLSSTKSACAFTDADMTSGGKAFTDCREWGRAALADALRIKPDVVVTSQVHDTAVVDGKRSKGAMVRGLQRYWEKLQAAGIQVVVLLDNPMPTSHPTYQCVEDHPGDLTRCAYELAGPLAESSAPVQRAAAEATPGVGVVDMAPAYCPGLQRCPAVIGRVLVYRAGSHLTKTFTVSAQRQLARQLAAATDGALTRNR from the coding sequence ATGCCGGCGCGAACACGTCTGGTGGTCGGCGCCCTCGTCGTGCTGGCCCTCGTCGTGGCAGGAGTCGTCGTGACGGTGGGTCGGACGTCGCCGTCACCGCCGACGGGCGGCTCCCTGACGCTCGCGCGCGCGGGCGAGAGCCCGGGTGCGGCGGCGCTGCTGGATCCCGCGAACGCAGACGTCGACTGGGGTGCGGTGGACTCGATCCGCTCGGTCCGGCCACTGCCGAGAGACGCCAAGCAGGATCGTCCCGCGCTCTACGCCGAGGGGTGCCAGGTGCTCGCGGGGGACGCGGTGCCGAAGGTGTGCGTCGACGGCGACCGGGACGCCGAGCGGACCGTGATGCTCATCGGCGACTCCAAGATCGGCCAGTGGCAGACCGCCTTCGCGAATCTCGGGCGGCGTGAGCACTGGCGGGTGCTCAGCAGCACCAAGAGCGCCTGCGCGTTCACCGACGCCGACATGACGAGCGGCGGCAAGGCGTTCACCGACTGTCGTGAGTGGGGCCGGGCCGCCCTCGCGGACGCCCTGCGGATCAAGCCCGACGTCGTGGTGACCTCGCAGGTGCACGACACCGCCGTCGTCGACGGCAAGCGGAGCAAGGGTGCGATGGTCCGCGGCCTGCAGCGCTACTGGGAGAAGCTGCAGGCGGCCGGCATCCAGGTCGTCGTCCTGCTGGACAACCCGATGCCGACCTCGCACCCGACCTATCAGTGCGTCGAGGACCACCCCGGCGACCTGACGCGGTGCGCCTACGAGCTCGCGGGCCCGCTCGCCGAGTCGTCCGCGCCCGTGCAGCGTGCGGCGGCCGAGGCAACCCCCGGTGTGGGGGTCGTCGACATGGCGCCGGCCTACTGCCCGGGACTGCAGCGGTGCCCCGCCGTGATCGGCAGGGTGCTCGTCTACCGCGCCGGGAGCCACCTGACCAAGACGTTCACGGTCAGCGCGCAGCGTCAGCTCGCGCGCCAGCTGGCTGCCGCGACCGACGGCGCCCTCACCCGCAACCGCTGA
- a CDS encoding penicillin-binding transpeptidase domain-containing protein → MLPPRRIRPARLGAAGAGLALAVGALAACGGGGPDARDTANDLAAALTSGDVSKVPTRGMATDNQADLERIVKGLGEGNTQKVRVTKVVEQDGAATVTLSTRRVVSGAEWSYTTKASLVEADDQWEVDWKPSIVAPVKGDERLTALTVAGERGDILGAKDKPLVTQRPVVRVGIDKTRVKARAAGGSATALAELLDIDASAFRKRVEASGARAFVEGLVVRAGDAPADAALAKIPGAVGIDAELPLGPTRTFGQPLLGSVGDVTAEIIEDSKGALGPGDQVGLSGLQKRYDTQLRGRPGLEIAAIVSDPAVAPREVFTSEPTDGTSLRTTLDPKLQAAADDILGDVDPASAIVAVRPSTGELLAVASGPGGDGNDTATSGRYAPGSTFKIATALAFLRSGVTPSTKVPCTPTVTVDGRTFKNYSDYPSSALGKVSLTTAIANSCNTAMIATMNKAPQDRLADAAYALGLGRDVDLGVPAFLGSVPDTAKGTERAASMIGQGRIEASPLAMAVVAASVQDGRLVTPVLLPDLKPKDTSAPAKPLKAQEATSLADMMRAVVTDGSGRFLLDVPGPPVGAKTGTAEYGDEVPPRTHAWMIGTQGDLAVSVFVWDGDSGSATAGPLLEKLLRAAR, encoded by the coding sequence ATGCTCCCACCCCGGCGGATCCGCCCTGCTCGACTGGGGGCCGCCGGTGCGGGCCTCGCCCTGGCCGTCGGCGCGCTCGCCGCGTGCGGCGGAGGTGGGCCCGACGCCCGGGACACCGCGAACGATCTGGCGGCAGCGCTGACGTCGGGCGACGTCTCGAAGGTCCCGACGCGGGGGATGGCCACGGACAACCAGGCCGACCTGGAGCGCATCGTCAAGGGTCTCGGGGAGGGCAACACCCAGAAGGTGAGGGTCACGAAGGTGGTCGAGCAGGACGGCGCCGCCACCGTCACCTTGTCGACCCGCCGCGTCGTCAGCGGGGCCGAGTGGTCGTACACGACCAAGGCGTCGCTGGTCGAGGCCGACGACCAGTGGGAGGTGGACTGGAAGCCCTCGATCGTGGCGCCGGTGAAGGGGGACGAGCGACTGACCGCACTCACCGTCGCCGGTGAGCGCGGCGACATCCTCGGGGCGAAGGACAAGCCTCTGGTCACCCAGCGGCCGGTGGTCCGGGTGGGCATCGACAAGACGCGGGTCAAGGCCCGGGCCGCGGGAGGCTCGGCGACCGCGTTGGCCGAGCTGCTCGACATCGATGCCAGCGCGTTCCGCAAGCGGGTCGAGGCGTCCGGTGCCCGGGCGTTCGTCGAGGGTCTCGTCGTACGAGCGGGGGACGCCCCGGCGGACGCTGCACTGGCCAAGATCCCCGGAGCGGTCGGCATCGACGCCGAGCTGCCGCTCGGGCCCACCCGGACGTTCGGGCAGCCGCTCCTCGGATCGGTCGGGGACGTCACCGCCGAGATCATCGAGGACTCCAAGGGCGCGCTCGGGCCCGGCGACCAGGTCGGCCTGTCGGGACTGCAGAAGCGCTACGACACGCAGCTGCGCGGCCGGCCGGGCCTCGAGATCGCCGCGATCGTCAGCGACCCGGCGGTCGCCCCGCGGGAGGTCTTCACCAGCGAGCCGACGGACGGGACGTCGCTGCGCACGACGCTCGACCCGAAGCTGCAGGCCGCGGCCGACGACATCCTGGGCGACGTCGATCCGGCCAGTGCGATCGTCGCCGTCCGGCCGTCGACCGGTGAGCTGCTGGCCGTCGCGAGCGGACCAGGTGGTGACGGCAACGACACCGCGACCTCGGGCCGGTACGCCCCCGGATCGACATTCAAGATCGCGACCGCCCTGGCGTTCCTGCGCTCAGGCGTCACCCCGAGCACGAAGGTGCCGTGCACCCCGACCGTCACGGTCGACGGTCGGACGTTCAAGAACTACTCGGACTACCCGTCCTCCGCGCTGGGCAAGGTCTCCCTGACCACCGCGATCGCGAACTCGTGCAACACCGCGATGATCGCCACGATGAACAAGGCCCCGCAGGACCGGCTGGCCGATGCGGCGTACGCGCTGGGGCTCGGCCGCGACGTCGACCTCGGCGTGCCGGCGTTCCTCGGGTCGGTGCCCGACACGGCGAAGGGCACGGAACGGGCGGCCTCGATGATCGGCCAGGGCCGTATCGAGGCGTCGCCGCTGGCGATGGCGGTCGTCGCTGCCTCGGTCCAGGACGGCCGGCTCGTCACCCCGGTGCTGCTGCCGGACCTGAAGCCGAAGGACACGTCCGCCCCGGCGAAGCCGCTCAAGGCCCAGGAGGCGACCAGCCTCGCCGACATGATGCGCGCGGTCGTCACCGACGGAAGTGGACGCTTCCTCCTGGACGTGCCCGGACCGCCGGTCGGCGCCAAGACCGGCACCGCGGAGTACGGCGACGAGGTCCCGCCGCGGACCCATGCGTGGATGATCGGGACCCAGGGTGATCTCGCGGTCTCGGTGTTCGTCTGGGACGGGGACTCGGGGTCCGCGACCGCCGGGCCGCTGCTGGAGAAGCTCCTGCGCGCGGCTCGCTGA
- a CDS encoding TetR/AcrR family transcriptional regulator: MSDQAATPPAPRRGRPGYDQETVLRRAIDLFNRQGYDGTSMGDLAKELGLTKSAIYHHVPSKEHLLSAALDEALDSLSTAVDGAAASAPGTSAYARLRTVVQESVEILVQHLPAVTLLLRVHGNSEIELAALKRRRAIDEKLSALVQAAVDEGALRADIPPDLISRLLFGMVNSLVEWYRPGGPVDADMLAASIVALAFDGLSLHQP; encoded by the coding sequence ATGTCCGACCAGGCCGCGACGCCCCCGGCACCCCGGCGCGGTCGCCCGGGGTACGACCAGGAGACCGTGTTGCGGCGCGCGATCGACCTGTTCAACCGGCAGGGCTACGACGGCACGAGCATGGGCGACCTCGCGAAGGAGCTGGGGCTCACCAAATCCGCGATCTATCACCACGTGCCGAGCAAGGAGCACCTGCTGTCGGCGGCGCTCGACGAGGCCCTCGACAGCCTGTCGACCGCGGTGGACGGCGCCGCGGCGTCAGCCCCGGGCACCAGCGCGTACGCACGCCTGCGCACCGTGGTCCAGGAGTCGGTCGAGATCCTGGTGCAGCACCTTCCCGCCGTCACGCTCCTGCTGCGGGTGCACGGCAACAGCGAGATCGAGCTTGCGGCCCTCAAGCGGCGCCGGGCGATCGACGAGAAGCTCTCGGCGCTCGTGCAGGCCGCCGTCGACGAGGGAGCGCTGCGCGCCGACATCCCGCCGGACCTCATCAGCCGGCTGCTCTTCGGCATGGTGAACTCGCTCGTCGAGTGGTACAGACCCGGCGGTCCGGTGGACGCCGACATGCTCGCGGCCTCGATCGTCGCGCTGGCCTTCGACGGGCTCTCGCTCCACCAGCCCTGA
- the paaB gene encoding 1,2-phenylacetyl-CoA epoxidase subunit PaaB codes for MSGVQAEWPLYEVFVRGKRGLNHVHVGSLHAADDDMAVRHARDVYTRRNEGVSIWVVRSSDVTASSPDEKDPLFAPSGDKVYRHPTFYDIPDDVPHM; via the coding sequence ATGAGCGGGGTGCAGGCCGAGTGGCCGCTCTACGAGGTGTTCGTCCGCGGCAAGCGGGGCCTCAACCACGTCCACGTGGGCTCGTTGCACGCGGCCGACGACGACATGGCCGTCCGCCACGCGCGGGACGTCTACACGCGACGCAACGAGGGCGTCAGCATCTGGGTCGTCCGCTCCAGCGACGTGACCGCGTCGAGCCCCGACGAGAAGGACCCGCTGTTCGCGCCGAGCGGCGACAAGGTCTATCGCCACCCGACGTTCTACGACATCCCCGACGACGTCCCCCACATGTGA
- a CDS encoding alpha/beta fold hydrolase has product MSITPRFTKRTLVGLAAVSAAALGVAVPAALAAPAPTSSPAKPTVVLVHGAWADGSSFAPVTKILQKHGYKVVNAPNPLRDLKTDAANVAAFINQNTKGSVVLVGHSYGGSVITNAATATPRVKALVYVNGYAPAEGETTYNLTGEKPGSLLANPHPEKVFNFVQYPEGKGDVDTYVKPELFRKVFAARISNTKADVLAAGQEPIALSALKDTSGAPAWKTIKSFFLIGSRDKVLPPAQQLAMAKRAHGTVTRTGNDHLAMVEGPHTVAALIEKAARVR; this is encoded by the coding sequence ATGTCCATCACCCCCCGCTTCACGAAGCGCACGCTCGTCGGCCTGGCGGCAGTCTCCGCAGCCGCCCTCGGCGTTGCGGTGCCGGCCGCCTTGGCAGCGCCCGCACCGACGTCGAGCCCGGCCAAGCCCACCGTGGTGCTCGTGCACGGCGCCTGGGCCGACGGATCGAGCTTCGCTCCCGTGACGAAGATCCTGCAGAAGCACGGCTACAAGGTCGTGAACGCGCCGAACCCGCTGCGTGACCTGAAGACGGACGCCGCCAACGTCGCGGCGTTCATCAACCAGAACACCAAGGGATCGGTCGTGCTGGTCGGCCACTCCTACGGCGGCAGCGTCATCACCAACGCCGCGACCGCGACCCCGCGCGTGAAGGCGCTGGTCTACGTCAACGGGTACGCGCCGGCCGAGGGGGAGACCACGTACAACCTGACCGGCGAGAAGCCAGGCTCGCTGCTTGCCAACCCGCACCCGGAGAAGGTGTTCAACTTCGTCCAGTACCCGGAGGGCAAGGGTGACGTCGACACGTACGTCAAGCCTGAGCTGTTCCGGAAGGTGTTCGCCGCGAGGATCTCGAACACGAAGGCGGACGTGCTCGCCGCGGGGCAGGAGCCGATCGCGCTGTCCGCGCTGAAGGACACGTCGGGGGCGCCGGCATGGAAGACGATCAAGAGCTTCTTCCTGATCGGCTCGCGCGACAAGGTCCTGCCGCCGGCCCAGCAGCTCGCGATGGCCAAGCGGGCGCACGGCACCGTCACGAGGACCGGCAACGACCACCTCGCGATGGTGGAGGGACCGCACACGGTCGCCGCGCTCATCGAGAAGGCTGCCCGCGTCAGGTAG
- the paaI gene encoding hydroxyphenylacetyl-CoA thioesterase PaaI, translated as MPEGREDMTAWDVARASAQAMWAGDAASRSLGIELVRVGPGSSQVSMVVRPDMINGWDVCHGGFLASLADSAFALACNSHGEVTVAAGFDIVFLESARLGDTLVATASERSTHGRNGIYDVTVSRTLGEGPSMIAEFRGRSRALNRQIAR; from the coding sequence ATGCCTGAGGGGCGCGAGGACATGACGGCGTGGGACGTCGCCCGCGCGAGTGCGCAGGCGATGTGGGCCGGCGACGCCGCGAGCCGCTCGCTCGGGATCGAGCTCGTACGAGTCGGGCCGGGGTCGTCGCAGGTGTCGATGGTCGTGCGTCCCGACATGATCAACGGTTGGGACGTGTGCCACGGCGGGTTCCTCGCGAGCCTCGCCGACTCGGCCTTCGCCCTGGCCTGCAACTCCCACGGGGAGGTCACGGTGGCGGCCGGCTTCGACATCGTGTTCCTGGAGTCGGCACGGCTCGGGGACACGCTGGTCGCGACGGCGTCCGAGCGGAGCACCCATGGGCGCAACGGCATCTACGACGTGACCGTCAGCCGGACGCTGGGCGAGGGGCCGTCGATGATCGCGGAGTTCCGCGGCCGCTCCCGCGCGCTGAACCGGCAGATTGCCCGCTGA
- a CDS encoding winged helix-turn-helix transcriptional regulator translates to MSNNRDFSAWPCSLARSVDVFGDSWSVLIARDALQGLTRFDQFQRSLGIARNTLSDRLGKLVEAGFFEKRFYQDNPPRSEYVLTPMGRDFLPVLAALLAWGDRWLDGGAGAPVSLHHHEDDHHADPVVICADCGDPIVHDDIQYCVGPGYPEDYDGPRDTRDRLAREPGGSGGRPAVPSGTQAIA, encoded by the coding sequence ATGAGTAACAACAGGGATTTCTCGGCGTGGCCGTGCTCGCTCGCGCGCTCGGTCGACGTGTTCGGGGACTCCTGGAGCGTCCTCATCGCCCGTGACGCGCTGCAGGGGCTCACCCGGTTCGACCAGTTCCAGCGCTCCCTCGGCATCGCCCGCAACACGCTGTCGGACCGGCTCGGCAAGCTTGTGGAGGCGGGCTTCTTCGAGAAGCGGTTCTACCAGGACAACCCGCCCCGCTCCGAGTACGTCCTGACCCCGATGGGCAGGGACTTCCTGCCGGTGCTGGCCGCACTGCTGGCTTGGGGGGACCGGTGGCTCGACGGCGGGGCGGGCGCGCCCGTCAGCCTGCATCACCACGAGGACGACCACCACGCCGATCCCGTCGTGATCTGCGCCGACTGCGGGGACCCGATCGTTCACGACGACATCCAGTACTGCGTGGGACCGGGCTATCCCGAGGACTACGACGGTCCCCGTGACACCCGGGACCGACTGGCTCGCGAGCCCGGCGGGTCGGGGGGACGGCCGGCAGTGCCGTCCGGCACGCAAGCGATCGCCTAG
- the paaA gene encoding 1,2-phenylacetyl-CoA epoxidase subunit PaaA encodes MTVAPERDEQELMAGFEATIERHDRIEPRDWMPEGYRRTVVRQVAQHAHSEIIGMQPEGNWITRAPSLRRKAILLAKVQDEAGHGLYLYSACETSGVSRDELTEMLIGGRQKYSSIFNYPTLTYADVGTIGWLVDGAAICNQVPLCRTSYGPYGRAMIRVCKEESFHQRQGYELLATMMRGTDEQRAMVQESVDRFWWPALMMFGPPDDDSPNTAQSMAWGIKRNTNDDLRQRMVDMTVPQAEALGVTLPDPELRWNEERQAHDFGTPDWDEFKDVISGNGPCNAQRLEHRRRAWEDGAWVREAATVFARRTEADREAAR; translated from the coding sequence ATGACGGTCGCACCCGAGCGGGACGAGCAGGAGCTGATGGCCGGCTTCGAGGCGACGATCGAGCGCCACGACCGCATCGAGCCGCGCGACTGGATGCCCGAGGGCTACCGCAGGACCGTCGTCCGGCAGGTCGCCCAGCACGCCCACTCGGAGATCATCGGCATGCAGCCCGAGGGCAACTGGATCACCCGCGCGCCCTCGCTGCGCCGCAAGGCGATCCTGCTCGCCAAGGTGCAGGACGAGGCCGGCCACGGGCTCTATCTCTATTCCGCGTGCGAGACGTCGGGGGTCTCGCGCGACGAGCTCACCGAGATGCTGATCGGCGGCCGGCAGAAGTACTCCTCGATCTTCAACTACCCCACGCTGACGTACGCCGACGTGGGCACGATCGGCTGGCTCGTCGACGGTGCGGCGATCTGCAACCAGGTGCCGCTGTGCCGCACGTCGTACGGGCCCTACGGCCGCGCGATGATCCGGGTCTGCAAGGAGGAGTCGTTCCACCAGCGGCAGGGCTATGAGCTGCTCGCGACCATGATGCGCGGCACCGACGAGCAGCGCGCGATGGTGCAGGAGTCGGTCGACCGGTTCTGGTGGCCCGCCCTGATGATGTTCGGCCCGCCCGACGACGACTCGCCCAACACCGCCCAGTCGATGGCATGGGGCATCAAGCGCAACACCAACGACGACCTGCGCCAGCGCATGGTCGACATGACCGTCCCGCAGGCCGAGGCGCTGGGCGTCACGCTGCCCGATCCCGAGCTCCGGTGGAACGAGGAGCGTCAGGCCCACGACTTCGGCACCCCCGACTGGGACGAGTTCAAGGACGTCATCAGCGGCAACGGACCCTGCAACGCACAAAGGCTCGAGCACCGGCGTCGCGCGTGGGAGGACGGTGCCTGGGTGCGGGAGGCAGCCACGGTCTTCGCCCGCCGGACCGAGGCCGACCGGGAGGCGGCCCGATGA
- the paaE gene encoding 1,2-phenylacetyl-CoA epoxidase subunit PaaE, whose amino-acid sequence MTVQEAQTGPAPRARAAFHPLTVASVDRLTDDSVAVTFDVPEGLREAFDFRAGQALTVRRTIGGQEHRRSYSICAAVGRRPRIGVREIPDGLFSSWLVHDVRPGDVVEVQTPTGSLRADPAEGGRHLCIAAGSGITPMMSIVSTVLTHPAAQVTLLYGNRTSGSVMFAEELADLKNRYGPRLDLVHVLSREPRDVELFSGRLEADRLRRLLTALVPVDAVAHAWLCGPFGMIADSRSVLDELGLQADRVHFELFYVDEPPPELHRPEAVVTGDTSDVTIVLDGRTTTAAMSRDASILDGAAATRNDLPFACKGGVCGTCRARLCDGEADMRRNYALEQAEVDQGFVLTCQTFAVSDRVTVDFDA is encoded by the coding sequence ATGACGGTCCAGGAGGCGCAGACCGGCCCGGCCCCACGGGCGCGCGCCGCGTTCCACCCCCTGACGGTCGCGTCCGTCGACCGGCTCACCGACGACTCGGTCGCGGTGACGTTCGACGTGCCGGAGGGGCTCCGGGAGGCGTTCGACTTCCGGGCCGGACAGGCGCTGACGGTCCGTCGCACGATCGGCGGCCAGGAGCACCGCCGGTCGTACTCGATCTGCGCCGCGGTCGGCCGGCGACCGCGCATCGGCGTCCGCGAGATCCCCGACGGGCTGTTCTCGTCGTGGCTGGTGCACGACGTGCGACCGGGCGACGTGGTCGAGGTGCAGACGCCCACAGGCAGCCTGCGGGCCGATCCGGCCGAGGGGGGTCGGCACCTGTGCATCGCGGCCGGATCCGGGATCACGCCCATGATGTCGATCGTCTCGACGGTGCTGACGCACCCCGCGGCCCAGGTGACGCTGCTCTACGGCAATCGCACCAGCGGATCGGTCATGTTCGCCGAGGAGCTCGCCGACCTGAAGAACCGCTACGGTCCGCGGCTCGACCTCGTGCACGTCCTGTCGCGCGAGCCCCGCGACGTCGAGCTGTTCTCGGGGCGGCTGGAGGCCGATCGTCTGCGGCGCCTGCTGACGGCGCTCGTGCCGGTCGACGCGGTCGCCCACGCGTGGCTGTGCGGTCCGTTCGGGATGATCGCCGACTCCCGATCCGTGCTCGACGAGCTCGGCCTCCAGGCCGACCGGGTGCACTTCGAGCTCTTCTACGTCGACGAGCCGCCGCCCGAGCTGCACCGACCCGAGGCCGTCGTCACGGGCGACACCAGCGACGTCACGATCGTCCTCGACGGACGGACGACGACGGCCGCGATGTCACGCGACGCGAGCATCCTCGACGGCGCCGCTGCAACCCGCAACGACCTCCCGTTCGCCTGCAAGGGGGGCGTGTGCGGCACGTGCCGGGCCCGGCTCTGCGACGGCGAGGCGGACATGCGGCGCAACTACGCGCTCGAGCAGGCCGAGGTCGACCAGGGCTTCGTGCTGACCTGCCAGACGTTCGCCGTGAGCGACCGGGTCACGGTCGACTTCGATGCCTGA